One region of Brachyhypopomus gauderio isolate BG-103 unplaced genomic scaffold, BGAUD_0.2 sc98, whole genome shotgun sequence genomic DNA includes:
- the chrm1b gene encoding muscarinic acetylcholine receptor M1, with translation MQLGSMNHTCEPRSNMSNVTADLLGGHQIWEVALIVLVTGPLSFITILGNLLVLISFRVNSQLRTVSNYYLLSLAVADLILGMVSMNLYTAYIIMGHWMLGHLACDLWLALDYVASNASVMNLLVISFDRYFSVTRPLTYRARRTPKRAAQLIALAWAVSFVLWAPAILFWPHGTGQPSTEEVRDCSIPFLAEPSLTFGTAIAAFYLPASIMIVLYWRIYWEIENRAKGLAKFTGSVSSSDGNSIRAEIPSVYQNSEHSSFSSLTERVPRKGQRPPRKESVGCFPGRPKSLETENANMVPPAEEFDYKETYSNSSWNIDEEDDGTTSSLTEEEQEQDLQGTAVSAKNPAAIRLKHLHGSSEEPQGNPASAADPTVRQDSTPCSPRTRGPPDTSLRKPAKAKWRLNTIIREKKAARMLSTILLAFILTWTPYNIMVLASISYCVPEKLWQLGYWLCYVNSTVNPMCYALTNGSFRATFKTLLTFRRGVDRRWEAGRQSQHASVRQDKSCSAV, from the coding sequence ATGCAGTTGGGCAGTATGAACCACACCTGCGAACCAAGGTCCAACATGTCCAACGTAACTGCAGACCTACTGGGGGGCCATCAGATCTGGGAGGTGGCCTTGATTGTACTTGTAACTGGTCCTCTGTCCTTCATCACCATCCTGGGTAACCTCTTGGTGCTAATCTCCTTCCGGGTCAACAGCCAACTAAGGACCGTCAGTAACTACTATCTGCTGAGTCTGGCAGTAGCTGATTTAATCTTAGGCATGGTGTCAATGAACCTCTACACAGCGTACATCATAATGGGACATTGGATGTTGGGGCATTTAGCATGTGACTTGTGGCTAGCGCTGGACTATGTAGCTAGCAATGCTTCCGTTATGAATCTGTTGGTTATTAGTTTCGACCGGTACTTTTCCGTAACTCGTCCACTAACATATCGGGCCCGGCGAACACCGAAACGAGCAGCGCAGTTGATTGCGCTAGCGTGGGCCGTATCGTTCGTGTTGTGGGCGCCCGCCATCTTGTTCTGGCCACACGGAACTGGGCAACCGTCGACGGAGGAAGTGAGGGATTGTTCCATTCCCTTCTTGGCAGAGCCCAGCCTGACCTTTGGCACAGCCATTGCTGCCTTCTACCTCCCCGCCAGCATCATGATCGTCTTGTACTGGCGCATCTACTGGGAGATTGAGAACAGAGCGAAGGGACTAGCCAAATTCACGGGGTCTGTGAGTAGCAGTGACGGTAACTCCATCAGGGCAGAAATCCCATCCGTCTACCAAAACAGTGAGCATAGCAGTTTCAGCAGCTTGACGGAGAGGGTGCCCAGGAAGGGTCAAAGGCCGCCGAGGAAAGAATCAGTTGGTTGCTTTCCTGGGAGACCAAAATCTCTGGAAACGGAAAATGCAAACATGGTCCCACCAGCAGAAGAATTTGATTACAAGGAGACGTATAGCAACAGCAGCTGGAACATTGACGAGGAGGATGACGGCACAACCTCTTCGCTCACCGAGGAAGAGCAGGAGCAAGATCTTCAAGGGACGGCAGTGTCTGCAAAGAATCCTGCAGCCATCAGGCTGAAACATCTCCACGGCAGCTCAGAGGAGCCACAGGGAAATCCAGCGTCAGCTGCAGATCCAACGGTGAGGCAGGACTCGACCCCTTGTTCTCCAAGAACACGTGGACCACCGGACACGAGCCTGCGGAAGCCGGCCAAAGCCAAATGGCGATTAAACACAATCATCCGCGAGAAGAAAGCGGCGCGGATGCTGAGCACCATCCTGTTGGCCTTCATCCTGACGTGGACGCCCTACAACATCATGGTCTTGGCCTCCATTTCATACTGCGTGCCGGAGAAGTTGTGGCAGCTCGGTTACTGGCTGTGCTACGTCAACAGCACGGTCAACCCCATGTGTTACGCCCTGACCAACGGGTCCTTCCGCGCCACATTCAAAACACTGCTCACGTTTCGCCGCGGTGTCGACAGGAGGTGGGAGGCAGGGCGCCAAAGTCAACACGCCTCTGTGAGGCAGGACAAGTCGTGTAGCGCCGTATAA